Sequence from the Streptomyces sp. R33 genome:
CGGGACGGCCGCCGCGTCGTGGACCTGTGGGCCGGCCAGGACACCGGCGCCGACACCCTGACCGGGGTCTACTCGATCACCAAGGGCGGCGCGCACCTGGTGGTGGCGCTGCTCGTGCAGGAGGGCCTGCTGGAGCTGGAGCGCCGTGTCTCGGAGTACTGGCCGGAGTTCACGGGCGGCGGCAAGGAGCGGCTGACGGTGCGGCAGCTGGTCTCGCACCAGGCGGGACTGGTCAACAGCGCCGAGGGCTTCGACTATGCGGAGATCGCGGACGACGCGCTCATCGCGGCCCGGCTGGCCGGGCAGGAGCCGTACTGGGAACCGGGGACGGCGTACGGGTACCACGCCTTCGTGATCGGCGCGCTGGTCGGCGAGGTGGTGCGGCGGGCCACGGGCAGCTCCCTCCAGGAGGTGTTCGAGGAGCGGATCCGCGCGCCGTACGGGCTGGACCTGTACATGGGCCTGCCGCAGGAGCTGGAGGGCCGCTGGAAGCCGGTCCTGGAGATGCTCCCCACGCCCGAGCAGCTGACGGCGATGGCCGGGGCGGCCGTGCCGGAGCTGCTGCCGGTCGCCTTCAACATGCACCGGGATCCGGCGATGGACCTGCTGGAGTACGGCAACCACCCGAAGGTGAAGGCGCTGGGCCCGGCGTCGGCCGGCGGCATCGGCACGGCGCGCGGCGTCGCGGGGATGTACGCGGCCGCGATCAGCGGGCTGGACGGCCGGCCTGCGCTGCTGAAGCCGGAGACGGCGGCCGAGGTCGCGCGGCCCCACACCCCGGGCGAGGACCGGGTGACCGCCGAGGTGGACCACTTCGGGCTGGGCTTCGAGCGGCAGCACGCGGTGGGCCCGCAGGCCTTCGGGCACTGCGGCGCGTCGGGCGGGCTGGGGTGGGCGGACCCGGCGACGGGGCTCGCCTACGGGTACACGCGCCGCCGGTTCGCCTTCCCCGGCGGGGCCGCGCCGGAGAACGGGCGCCTGACGGCGGCGGTGCTGCGGGCGGCCGGGGCAGCGGGGGCGACGGGTCAGGCCTGACCCGTTTCGAAGCGGCTGATGCGGCCGTCGCCGGTGACGGTGAACCGCCATGCGGTGCGCATATCGCCCCACGTGTCGTTGCGGTAGTTGGCGACGAGGGCGCGGCCGTCGTCGGACTCGGTCTCGATGTCCATGTGGCCGTTGGAGGACCAGATCTCCTTCTCGGCCCACTGGGTGAGGTCGCGGTCGGAACCGTCGTCGGACATGGTCGCGCCCTCGGTGAGGACGGCGCGGAAGGCGTTCCGGTCACCCGCGTTGACGGCGGCGACGAAGGCACGGACGGTGGGGTCGGTCAGCTGGTTCGGCGCGATCACGGGGAGCTCCTGGGCGGTCGTACGGGCGGTGTGCGCGACCAGGGAACACCGTGGGCGGCGGCGGGACGGCGACCTTCACCCGTTCGCCGCCGGACGGCGTGTCAGGAGGCGTCCGGGGCGGTGCGGACGGGGAAGCCGGTGGGGCGGCCCTGGTCCTTCAGCCAGGCGAGCACCTGGTCGAGGGCCGCGACGGTCTGGGCACGGTTGCCGCCCCCGTCGTGGAAGAGGACGGTCGGGCCGTTGCCCATCTCGGACTTGACCGCGTTGACGATGGCGGCGACGCCCGGCTTCCCGAAGTCCTTGGTGTCGACGTTCCATCCGAGCGGGCGCATGCCGTGCGCGGCGGCGATGCGGCGGCTGTCGGGGGTGAAGGCGCCGCCGGGAGCGCGGTAGTACTCCACTTGGGCGCCGCCGCCGGCGGCGTCCTCGATCATCTTCTTCGCGTCCAGGATCTGCTTCTCCTGGTAGTCGACGGGCTTCCTGTCCATGGCCGTGTCGTGGTTCATGGTGTGGTCGCAGAGCCGGTGGCCGCCCGCGACGACCTTCTTGACGAGGTCGGGGTGGGCCTTGGCCTGCGGCCCGATCATGCAGAAGGTCGCCTTCACGTCGTACTTCTTCAGCACCTCGAGGACCTTGGGGGTCCACTGGGGGTCGGGGCCGTCGTCGATGGTGATGTTGACGGCGTTGCCGCCGCTCTCGGAGGCGTGCGCTATGCCGTCGGGTATCTGCGACTTCGGTGCGTCGCCGTCGCCTGCGCCTTGGGCTCCGCCTTTCGCATCACCGCCGCCTTTCGCGCCGCCGCCCTTCGCGCCGTCGTCCGAACCGCCGCCCGTGCCCCCGGTGTCGGTCTGGCGTGCCGCGTTCTCGGGCCGGGCGGGCCCCGGTTCCACGAGGGCCGCCACCCCCCACACCGTCCCGGCCACTGCGGCGGCCGCGGCCACGACCACTGCCCCGGTCCGGATGCCCTGCCTGTTCGCGCGCGCCGTGAAGCCCATGAACCGTCCCCTCCCCATCCGCTCTTGTGTGCGCTCTGCCCTCCAGGACGACCCGCGAAGCGATGGGGTTCCCGCCAATTCCCCCATAAAATTCAGCTAATAGGACCTTGATCCTTGATCGCCCCGATTTGGACCCCATCTGAAACAGGACGGAACCACATCAACCTCCCCTGTATCACCCGCATTCACCGAACCCATGAGTACCCGGCTCCGGCGCGGCAAAAAGCCCGGCCCCGGCGGAAATCCGCCGGGGCCGGGCCGGTGAACGCAGGGCGGGGTCAGTGCGAGAAGGAATCCTGCGGAGCCTGCGCCGCCTTGTCGCCGCCCGCGTCGGCGCCCTGGGCCGGGCCCGCGCCCCGCAGCGGGACCTCCTTGACGAACCAGGCGGCCGCGAAGCCCAGTACGGCGACGACCGCGCCGAGGAGGAACGCCGAGTGCGTACCGGCGGCGACCGCGTGCTGGTAGGCGTCGCGGACGGCCTCGGGCAGCTTCGCCAGGCTGGCCGCGTCGAGCTGCGCCGAGCCGGCGGCCCGGGCGGCCTGCGGGCCGAGGCGCTCGCTCATGGTGTCCGTGACCCGGCTGGTGAACAGCGAGCCCATCAGGGCGACGCCGAACGAGCCGCCGAGCGTACGGAAGAGGGTGGCCGAGGAGGACGCGACGCCCATGTCCTTCATGTCCACGCTGTTCTGCGCGACGAGCATGGTGATCTGCATCAGGAAGCCGAGGCCGGCGCCGAGGATCGCCATGTAGACGCCGGACATCAGGCGGCTGGTGTCGGTGTCCATCTGCGCGAGCAGGAAGAGCCCGACGACCATGAGCGCGCCGCCGATGATCGGGAAGATCTTGTACTTGCCGCTGCTGGTGGTGATCCGGCCCGCGATCAGCGAGACGACCATCATCGAGAGCAGCATCGGGAGGAGCAGCAGGCCGGAGTTGGTGGCGGAGGCGCCCTGGACCGACTGCTGGAAGAGGGGGAGGTAGAGCACGCCGCCGAACATCGCGAAGCCGACGAGGAAGCCGATGACCGACATGAGCGTGAAGTTGCGGCTGCGGAAGATGTGCAGCGGCATGACGGGCTCGGCGGCCTTGGTCTCGGCGAAGAGGAAGGCGGCGATCGACACGATGCCGACGACGATCAGGCCGATGATCTCCCCGGAGCCCCAGGCGTACTCGGTGCCGCCCCAGGTCGTGACCAGTACGGTCGAGGTGATGGCGACGGTCAGCAGCGCGGCGCCCAGATAGTCGATCTTGCCTTGGGCCTTCTTCTTGGGCAGGTGCAGGACGGCCGTGACCATGGCGAGCGCTACGGCGCCGAGCGGCAGGTTGATGTAGAAGGACCAGCGCCAGCCCAGGTGGTCGGTGATGGTGCCGCCGACGAGCGGTCCGCCGATCATGGCGAGGGCCATCACGCCGGCCATCATGCCCTGGTACTTGCCGCGCTCGCGGGGCGGGATCAGGTCGCCGATGATCGCCATGACGCCGACCATCAGACCGCCGGCGCCGAGGCCCTGGATGGCGCGGAAGCCGATCAGCTGACCCATGTCCTGGGCCATGCCGCTGAGCACGGAGCCGATCAGGAAGATGACGATGGACGTGAGGAAGGAGCCCTTCCGTCCGTACATGTCACCGAGCTTGCCCCAGATCGGGGTGGAGGCCGCGGTGGCCAGGGTGTAGGCGGTGACCACCCAGGAGAGGTGCTCCAGGCCGCCGAGCTCACCGACGATCGTCGGCATCGCGGTACCGATGATCATGTTGTCGAGCATGGCCAGGAGCATCGCGATCATGAGTGCCATGAGGACGACTCGGACGCTGCGCGGCTTCACCTCCTCGGAGATTCCCGCCGCGTTCGTGTTTAGAGCCATGTCCACTCCCCGTTCACTCACATGCTCCGGACTCTTACTTGCCGCCCGGCTAGTTGACTACACTGGGGAAGGTAGACCCGTCACTAGCCGGGCGTCAAGTAAGTAGTTTGGGGAGAGCCATGTCCAGCAGTCCGCAGGCGCGCCGCGGCAACACACGCCAGCGCATCCAGGACGTCGCACTGGAGCTCTTCGCCGAGCAGGGGTACGAGAAGACCTCGCTGCGCGAGATCGCGGAGCGGCTGGATGTCACGAAGGCGGCGCTGTACTACCACTTCAAGACCAAGGAAGACATCATCATCAGCGTCTTCGAGGACCTGACGAGGCCGATCGACGAGCTGATCGACTGGGCGAAGCAGCAGCCGCCGACACTGGACATGAAGCGCGAGGTGCTCCGGCGCTACAGCGAGGCGATGGCGGCGGGCGCGCCGCTGTACCGCTTCATGCAGGAGAACCAGGCGACGATGCGGGAGCTGAGCATCGGCGAGACGGTGAAGCGCCGGCTGTTCACGCTGGTCGAGCTGCTGCGCACGGAGGACGGGCCCCTGACGGACCAGGTGCGGTGCGTGAGCGCCCTGTTCACGCTGCACGCGGGGATGATGTTCCTCCAGCACGTGGAGGGCGACCCGGAGGAGACCCGCCTGGCGGCCCTGGAGGTCGCCACGGACCTGATCACGCAGGCGCACGAGGCATCCTGACGCCGCCTTCCGGGCACGGCAACGGGTGCTCGACCGACCCCGGTCTCATCCCGGACGGTGGCCGGATCACCCACCCACTGGAGCGCCATAGCCGAGGGCGCCGGCCCGGGGAAGCGACGCCCAGGTCCGGGTCCCGCCACCCGGCTCCCGGGACTCCCCGAAGCCCCAGGCCCCGCCGCACTCCCGGACCACGACAGCCATGAGCCGCAGGGCGGCCCGCCGCCGCGCCTCGCAGTGGGCGGCCAGCCGGGGGTGGGAGTGGGCCGCGTGGCCGTCGTAGACGGTGAGCCGCAGTGCATCGTCCCGATACCGAACAGAGAGGTAGAGACTCCGCCCGGGATCCAAATGCCAGGAGGCGGCGAGCATTTCACCAGTGACCTGCTCGGCGGCGACCGCGATCGCATCCAGCCGGTGCGCGTGCAGGGCGGACCGTACGGTCCGGCGGGCGATCTGCGCGCTGTACGCCTCCCCCGGCACGGTGAGGCTGCAGGTCAGCGCATCCGGCGGGGGCGGCTCGTCCCCGTCGGGCGCTTCCGGCGAGGCCGGGCAGGCGGTGAACCGGCCCCGGGCCGACTGCATGAAGGGATTGAGCATCGCGAACTCCCTGTGGTTGCGAGTGGCTCCGCCGTGGGCGTGGTGGCCTGTCGCCGCCTGCATGCGCATGCCGCGGCGATGCACTTCAACTCCCGTTGCGTGAGCGGTGCGTTACCCAATGTAGCGCCGAGCGGGCCAAATTTGGCCCGCTTAACGGGAGAAGTCAGCCTCTCGTGGCCAGAGAGGCTCTGAACGCGCAAGACTTCACGGCATGACCGCGAGGACTGCCACGACAGAGCGCCAGAAGAGGTTGGGGTACGAGCTACGCAAGATGCGTACGGCTGCCGGGGTTTCGGCCGAATTTGCAGCCGGGCTGCTTGGCGTGGACCGGGGAGCCATCTCCGCCATGGAGTCAGGTACGCGCGCCATCTCGACCGAGCGCCTGCGGACGCTGGCCTGTAACTGCGAGGTGACCGATGAGCTGTACCTCTCAGGGCTGATGGAAATGGCGCAGCCCACCGGGCGCCAGTGGTGGGATCGCTACCGGGGCCAACTCCCGCAGGGCCTCTTGGACATCGCGGCGATGGAAGCTCACTGCACCCGCATGCGGGGCGCCTACTCCATTCACATGCCCGGGCTTCTCCAGACCTCAGACCACGCACTCGCCGTATTCCGGATGGTCATCCCTCCCCTACCGGAACACGAGGTCGCGCTGCGGCTGGCACTGCGCATCGAACGCCAGCAAGTCCTGGATCGTGAGAACGCACCCGAGTTCGTAGCCGTGGTGCATGAAGCGGCCTTGCGTATGCAGTTCGGCGGACGCGCCGTCTTGCGCGCTCAGCTCGACCACTTGCTCAACCGGTCCGAGCAGGACAATGTGACCGTGCTCGTTCTTCCGTTCGACGCGGGAGGCTTCCCGGGTGCCGGGCAGACCGTGATCTACGCGGAGGGCCCGACAGCGCAGCTCGACACCGTTCAGGTCGACAACTCACATGGCCCTGACTTCATCCACGCGGAGGCACAACTCCTGAAGTACCGCGCCCACTTCGCTCTGATGGAAAGCCTGGCCTTGTCCGCCGAAGCCTCCCGGGACCTCATCCGAACCGTCGCAAGCCAGCTGTGAGAGGGGACTCCATGACCACCGTGACCTGGGAAGAGCCGTTCTGCGGGGAAGGCAATTCCTGTTACCGGATCGGGGTGGACGGGGAAGGCCGGAGCTACATCGCCGTGGCCGGTCAGGAGGCGGCGTACCTGAGCGACACGGCGGACGCGCTCCGACAGCTGATCCGGGACATCAAGGCGGGCAAGGCCGACCACCTGCTGTAGGGACGGGCTCGGAGCTCGCCACCTACGGGCCCGAGGACCGGATGAACGCCGTGAGGTCGTCGGCGTAGCGGTCCGGGTGGGTGAGGTGGGGGACGTGGCCGTCCCCCACCAGCGTCCGCATCCGCGCACGGCCGCCGAGCGCGGTGGCGAGCTTGCCGACGATCACCGGGAACCACGGCGGGCTCTCGCTGCCGAAGGTGAGCAGGGCAGGGCCCTCGTAGCCGGGGAGGCGGGCGAGGTCGAGGCTCGCCCAGTCCGGGTCGCCGTGTTCGTCCAGGAACGTGGGGGCGTTCGCCGTGAACGTCTCGCGGAACGGTTCCGGCAGTTGCTCCCAGCCGCCCGGCCCGATCGCGACGTCGTCCACGAACCGCTGTGCGCCGACCCGGTCCTCGCCCGCGCGCAGGGCCGC
This genomic interval carries:
- a CDS encoding serine hydrolase domain-containing protein, translating into MSGSAGVGTGVYGTVAAGWEPVREEFEAFVAAEAHSPEAQLAVYRDGRRVVDLWAGQDTGADTLTGVYSITKGGAHLVVALLVQEGLLELERRVSEYWPEFTGGGKERLTVRQLVSHQAGLVNSAEGFDYAEIADDALIAARLAGQEPYWEPGTAYGYHAFVIGALVGEVVRRATGSSLQEVFEERIRAPYGLDLYMGLPQELEGRWKPVLEMLPTPEQLTAMAGAAVPELLPVAFNMHRDPAMDLLEYGNHPKVKALGPASAGGIGTARGVAGMYAAAISGLDGRPALLKPETAAEVARPHTPGEDRVTAEVDHFGLGFERQHAVGPQAFGHCGASGGLGWADPATGLAYGYTRRRFAFPGGAAPENGRLTAAVLRAAGAAGATGQA
- a CDS encoding nuclear transport factor 2 family protein, whose amino-acid sequence is MIAPNQLTDPTVRAFVAAVNAGDRNAFRAVLTEGATMSDDGSDRDLTQWAEKEIWSSNGHMDIETESDDGRALVANYRNDTWGDMRTAWRFTVTGDGRISRFETGQA
- a CDS encoding polysaccharide deacetylase family protein, with the translated sequence MGFTARANRQGIRTGAVVVAAAAAVAGTVWGVAALVEPGPARPENAARQTDTGGTGGGSDDGAKGGGAKGGGDAKGGAQGAGDGDAPKSQIPDGIAHASESGGNAVNITIDDGPDPQWTPKVLEVLKKYDVKATFCMIGPQAKAHPDLVKKVVAGGHRLCDHTMNHDTAMDRKPVDYQEKQILDAKKMIEDAAGGGAQVEYYRAPGGAFTPDSRRIAAAHGMRPLGWNVDTKDFGKPGVAAIVNAVKSEMGNGPTVLFHDGGGNRAQTVAALDQVLAWLKDQGRPTGFPVRTAPDAS
- a CDS encoding MDR family MFS transporter yields the protein MALNTNAAGISEEVKPRSVRVVLMALMIAMLLAMLDNMIIGTAMPTIVGELGGLEHLSWVVTAYTLATAASTPIWGKLGDMYGRKGSFLTSIVIFLIGSVLSGMAQDMGQLIGFRAIQGLGAGGLMVGVMAIIGDLIPPRERGKYQGMMAGVMALAMIGGPLVGGTITDHLGWRWSFYINLPLGAVALAMVTAVLHLPKKKAQGKIDYLGAALLTVAITSTVLVTTWGGTEYAWGSGEIIGLIVVGIVSIAAFLFAETKAAEPVMPLHIFRSRNFTLMSVIGFLVGFAMFGGVLYLPLFQQSVQGASATNSGLLLLPMLLSMMVVSLIAGRITTSSGKYKIFPIIGGALMVVGLFLLAQMDTDTSRLMSGVYMAILGAGLGFLMQITMLVAQNSVDMKDMGVASSSATLFRTLGGSFGVALMGSLFTSRVTDTMSERLGPQAARAAGSAQLDAASLAKLPEAVRDAYQHAVAAGTHSAFLLGAVVAVLGFAAAWFVKEVPLRGAGPAQGADAGGDKAAQAPQDSFSH
- a CDS encoding TetR/AcrR family transcriptional regulator, whose translation is MSSSPQARRGNTRQRIQDVALELFAEQGYEKTSLREIAERLDVTKAALYYHFKTKEDIIISVFEDLTRPIDELIDWAKQQPPTLDMKREVLRRYSEAMAAGAPLYRFMQENQATMRELSIGETVKRRLFTLVELLRTEDGPLTDQVRCVSALFTLHAGMMFLQHVEGDPEETRLAALEVATDLITQAHEAS
- a CDS encoding ATP-binding protein, which gives rise to MLNPFMQSARGRFTACPASPEAPDGDEPPPPDALTCSLTVPGEAYSAQIARRTVRSALHAHRLDAIAVAAEQVTGEMLAASWHLDPGRSLYLSVRYRDDALRLTVYDGHAAHSHPRLAAHCEARRRAALRLMAVVVRECGGAWGFGESREPGGGTRTWASLPRAGALGYGAPVGG
- a CDS encoding helix-turn-helix domain-containing protein → MTARTATTERQKRLGYELRKMRTAAGVSAEFAAGLLGVDRGAISAMESGTRAISTERLRTLACNCEVTDELYLSGLMEMAQPTGRQWWDRYRGQLPQGLLDIAAMEAHCTRMRGAYSIHMPGLLQTSDHALAVFRMVIPPLPEHEVALRLALRIERQQVLDRENAPEFVAVVHEAALRMQFGGRAVLRAQLDHLLNRSEQDNVTVLVLPFDAGGFPGAGQTVIYAEGPTAQLDTVQVDNSHGPDFIHAEAQLLKYRAHFALMESLALSAEASRDLIRTVASQL